In the genome of Ananas comosus cultivar F153 linkage group 11, ASM154086v1, whole genome shotgun sequence, one region contains:
- the LOC109717063 gene encoding crooked neck-like protein 1 isoform X1 — protein MARRVKNKASAQIQITAEQILRESRERQDPDIRRPKQKIVDPDELSEHRLRKRKEFEDLIRRARRNPSAWVRYALWEESQGDFNRARSVWERALDVDYRNHALWLKYAEFEMRNRFVDHARNVWDRAVSLLPRVDQLWWKYIHMEEILRNVAAARQVFERWMQWQPDVQGWLSYIKFELRYSETDRARAVYERFVACHPRPDAFIRYAEFEIKCGNVARTRAIYEGAADLLSEDDEEAEKLFVAFAEFEERCKEVERARCIYKYGLDRIPTGRAEDLYSKFVSFENRHGNHGEIEDAIVRKRRCQYVEEVRKNPLNYDLWFDYIRLEESVGNKDVIRKLYERAIGNVPPAEEKRYWRRYIYLWINYLLYEELDAQDMARTKEIYRKCLKLISCKKVSFAKIWLMAAQFEIRQMNLKAARQILGNAIGMASKDKIFKKYIEIELQLGNIDRCRILYEKYFEWAPANCYAWIKYAELEKKSLFETERARAVFELAIAQPTLDMPELLWKAYIDFEISEREYERTRQLYERLLDRTRHLKVWVSYAKFEASFGLEVEEADSKEKSENNNDSSHGQQMERIQRCRAIFERASDYFRANAPELKEERAMLLEEWLNMESSFGSLGRVDTVQKKLPRKIKRKRAITTEDGIPVGFEEYYDYIFPDEVAMIPNLKILEAAYKWKRQKLDNDGDPNLKILEAAYKWKRQKLDNDGDR, from the exons ATGGCGAGACGCGTGAAGAACAAGGCGTCCGCCCAGATCCAGATTACGGCGGAGCAAATACTTCGCGAGTCCCGCGAGCGTCAGGACCCAGATATCCGGCGTCCCAAGCAGAAGATCGTCGACCCCGACGAGCTCTCTGAGCACCGCCTCCGCAAGCGCAAGGAGTTCGAGGACCTCATCCGCCGCGCCCGCCGGAACCCCTCCGCCTGGGTCAGATACGCCCTCTGGGAGGAGTCCCAGGGCGACTTCAACCGCGCCCGCTCCGTCTGGGAGCGCGCCCTCGACGTCGACTACCGTAACCACGCCCTCTGGCTCAAGTACGCCGAGTTCGAGATGCGTAATCGTTTCGTCGACCACGCCCGCAACGTCTGGGACCGCGccgtctccctcctcccccGCGTCGACCAGCTCTGGTGGAAATACATTCACATGGAGGAGATCCTCCGGAacgtcgccgccgcccgccAGGTGTTCGAGCGCTGGATGCAGTGGCAGCCCGACGTCCAGGGCTGGCTTTCCTACATCAAGTTCGAGCTCCGCTACAGCGAGACCGATCGCGCCCGCGCTGTCTACGAGCGCTTCGTCGCGTGCCACCCGAGGCCCGACGCGTTCATCCGATACGCCGAGTTCGAGATCAAGTGCGGCAACGTCGCCCGCACTCGCGCCATCTACGAGGGCGCCGCCGACCTCCTCTCCGAGGACGACGAGGAAGCCGAGAAGCTCTTCGTCGCGTTCGCCGAGTTCGAGGAGCGGTGCAAGGAGGTCGAGCGCGCGAGATGCATCTACAAATACGGTCTGGACCGCATACCAACGGGAAGGGCTGAGGACCTGTACAGCAAGTTTGTTTCCTTCGAGAACCGGCACGGCAATCATGGGGAGATTGAGGATGCAATTGTCCGGAAGCGGAGGTGTCAGTATGTGGAGGAGGTGCGGAAGAACCCCTTGAATTACGATTTGTGGTTCGATTACATTAGATTGGAGGAGAGCGTCGGGAACAAGGACGTGATCAGGAAGCTCTATGAGCGCGCAATCGGTAACGTGCCTCCCGCTGAGGAGAAGCGGTATTGGCGGCGATACATTTATCTTTGGATCAACTACCTGCTGTACGAAGAGCTTGATGCTCAGGACATGGCCCGGACGAAAGAGATTTACAG AAAATGTCTAAAGTTGATTTCTTGTAAGAAGGTTTCGTTTGCAAAAATTTGGCTCATGGCAGCGCAATTTGAGATAAGGCAAATGAATCTTAAGGCTGCAAGACAGATTTTAGGAAATGCAATTGGAATGGCTTCAAAGGATAAA ATTTTCAAGAAATACATTGAGATTGAACTTCAGCTAGGCAATATCGATCGCTGTAGAATTCTCTACGAGAAGTATTTTGAGTGGGCCCCTGCGAATTGCTATGCCTGGATCAAGTATGCCGAGTTGGAGAAAAAATCTCTTTTCGAAACAGAGCGTGCTCGAGCAGTATTTGAACTTGCAATTGCTCAACCTACCCTAGACATGCCGGAATTGCTTTGGAAG GCATACATCGACTTTGAGATATCAGAGCGTGAATATGAGAGAACGAGGCAACTCTATGAAAGGCTACTTGATCGGACTAGGCACCTCAAAGTATGGGTAAGCTATGCAAAGTTTGAAGCTTCATTTGGTTTGGAGGTTGAAGAGGCAGACAGCAAGGAAAAGTCCGAGAACAACAACGACTCTTCTCATGGGCAGCAAATGGAACGCATTCAGCGATGTCGAG CTATTTTTGAAAGGGCATCTGATTATTTTAGAGCCAATGCGCCTGAACTGAAGGAGGAAAGAGCGATGTTATTGGAGGAGTGGCTCAATATGGAGAGCAGTTTCGGTAGTCTTGGCCGTGTTGATACGGTGCAGAAGAAGTTACCAAGAAAAATTAAGAGGAAGAGGGCTATAACGACAGAAGATGGCATTCCTGTTGG CTTCGAGGAATACTATGACTACATATTCCCCGACGAAGTTGCCATGATACCAAATTTGAAGATTTTGGAAGCAGCCTACAAGTGGAAGAGGCAGAAGTTGGACAATGATGGTGACCCAAATTTGAAGATTTTGGAAGCAGCCTACAAGTGGAAGAGGCAGAAGTTGGACAATGATGGTGACCGATAG
- the LOC109717063 gene encoding crooked neck-like protein 1 isoform X2: MARRVKNKASAQIQITAEQILRESRERQDPDIRRPKQKIVDPDELSEHRLRKRKEFEDLIRRARRNPSAWVRYALWEESQGDFNRARSVWERALDVDYRNHALWLKYAEFEMRNRFVDHARNVWDRAVSLLPRVDQLWWKYIHMEEILRNVAAARQVFERWMQWQPDVQGWLSYIKFELRYSETDRARAVYERFVACHPRPDAFIRYAEFEIKCGNVARTRAIYEGAADLLSEDDEEAEKLFVAFAEFEERCKEVERARCIYKYGLDRIPTGRAEDLYSKFVSFENRHGNHGEIEDAIVRKRRCQYVEEVRKNPLNYDLWFDYIRLEESVGNKDVIRKLYERAIGNVPPAEEKRYWRRYIYLWINYLLYEELDAQDMARTKEIYRKCLKLISCKKVSFAKIWLMAAQFEIRQMNLKAARQILGNAIGMASKDKIFKKYIEIELQLGNIDRCRILYEKYFEWAPANCYAWIKYAELEKKSLFETERARAVFELAIAQPTLDMPELLWKAYIDFEISEREYERTRQLYERLLDRTRHLKVWVSYAKFEASFGLEVEEADSKEKSENNNDSSHGQQMERIQRCRAIFERASDYFRANAPELKEERAMLLEEWLNMESSFGSLGRVDTVQKKLPRKIKRKRAITTEDGIPVGFEEYYDYIFPDEVAMIPNLKILEAAYKWKRQKLDNDGDR; encoded by the exons ATGGCGAGACGCGTGAAGAACAAGGCGTCCGCCCAGATCCAGATTACGGCGGAGCAAATACTTCGCGAGTCCCGCGAGCGTCAGGACCCAGATATCCGGCGTCCCAAGCAGAAGATCGTCGACCCCGACGAGCTCTCTGAGCACCGCCTCCGCAAGCGCAAGGAGTTCGAGGACCTCATCCGCCGCGCCCGCCGGAACCCCTCCGCCTGGGTCAGATACGCCCTCTGGGAGGAGTCCCAGGGCGACTTCAACCGCGCCCGCTCCGTCTGGGAGCGCGCCCTCGACGTCGACTACCGTAACCACGCCCTCTGGCTCAAGTACGCCGAGTTCGAGATGCGTAATCGTTTCGTCGACCACGCCCGCAACGTCTGGGACCGCGccgtctccctcctcccccGCGTCGACCAGCTCTGGTGGAAATACATTCACATGGAGGAGATCCTCCGGAacgtcgccgccgcccgccAGGTGTTCGAGCGCTGGATGCAGTGGCAGCCCGACGTCCAGGGCTGGCTTTCCTACATCAAGTTCGAGCTCCGCTACAGCGAGACCGATCGCGCCCGCGCTGTCTACGAGCGCTTCGTCGCGTGCCACCCGAGGCCCGACGCGTTCATCCGATACGCCGAGTTCGAGATCAAGTGCGGCAACGTCGCCCGCACTCGCGCCATCTACGAGGGCGCCGCCGACCTCCTCTCCGAGGACGACGAGGAAGCCGAGAAGCTCTTCGTCGCGTTCGCCGAGTTCGAGGAGCGGTGCAAGGAGGTCGAGCGCGCGAGATGCATCTACAAATACGGTCTGGACCGCATACCAACGGGAAGGGCTGAGGACCTGTACAGCAAGTTTGTTTCCTTCGAGAACCGGCACGGCAATCATGGGGAGATTGAGGATGCAATTGTCCGGAAGCGGAGGTGTCAGTATGTGGAGGAGGTGCGGAAGAACCCCTTGAATTACGATTTGTGGTTCGATTACATTAGATTGGAGGAGAGCGTCGGGAACAAGGACGTGATCAGGAAGCTCTATGAGCGCGCAATCGGTAACGTGCCTCCCGCTGAGGAGAAGCGGTATTGGCGGCGATACATTTATCTTTGGATCAACTACCTGCTGTACGAAGAGCTTGATGCTCAGGACATGGCCCGGACGAAAGAGATTTACAG AAAATGTCTAAAGTTGATTTCTTGTAAGAAGGTTTCGTTTGCAAAAATTTGGCTCATGGCAGCGCAATTTGAGATAAGGCAAATGAATCTTAAGGCTGCAAGACAGATTTTAGGAAATGCAATTGGAATGGCTTCAAAGGATAAA ATTTTCAAGAAATACATTGAGATTGAACTTCAGCTAGGCAATATCGATCGCTGTAGAATTCTCTACGAGAAGTATTTTGAGTGGGCCCCTGCGAATTGCTATGCCTGGATCAAGTATGCCGAGTTGGAGAAAAAATCTCTTTTCGAAACAGAGCGTGCTCGAGCAGTATTTGAACTTGCAATTGCTCAACCTACCCTAGACATGCCGGAATTGCTTTGGAAG GCATACATCGACTTTGAGATATCAGAGCGTGAATATGAGAGAACGAGGCAACTCTATGAAAGGCTACTTGATCGGACTAGGCACCTCAAAGTATGGGTAAGCTATGCAAAGTTTGAAGCTTCATTTGGTTTGGAGGTTGAAGAGGCAGACAGCAAGGAAAAGTCCGAGAACAACAACGACTCTTCTCATGGGCAGCAAATGGAACGCATTCAGCGATGTCGAG CTATTTTTGAAAGGGCATCTGATTATTTTAGAGCCAATGCGCCTGAACTGAAGGAGGAAAGAGCGATGTTATTGGAGGAGTGGCTCAATATGGAGAGCAGTTTCGGTAGTCTTGGCCGTGTTGATACGGTGCAGAAGAAGTTACCAAGAAAAATTAAGAGGAAGAGGGCTATAACGACAGAAGATGGCATTCCTGTTGG CTTCGAGGAATACTATGACTACATATTCCCCGACGAAGTTGCCATGATACCAAATTTGAAGATTTTGGAAGCAGCCTACAAGTGGAAGAGGCAGAAGTTGGACAATGATG GTGACCGATAG